The DNA region TGGAACTAGGTCGCTTTCAGCGACACCCTTGATTGCGAGTTCTCACCCAGAAACCATCTCTGGTTGATTGACCATTAGCACCCTGCTCTGGCTCCGAAAATGCGAACGGCCCCAGTCGCTGGGGCCGTTCGCGGTGCGGGATGAGCTTTTGGCTCACTACTTGCTTGACGGACTTCCAGTCGCGCCATCGCTCTCGCTGCCTGATTCGTCGGCCTTCTCGTTGGCGTCGGACTGCTCAGGGCCCTCGGCCTTCTCGTTGGCGTCGTTCTTTTCCGTGCCCTCGGCCTTCTCGTTGGCGTGGTTCTTTTCCGTGCCCTCGGCCTTCTCGTTGGCGTGGTTCTTTTCCGTGCCCTCGGCCTTCTCGTTGGCGTCGGGTTTGTCGCTCGCAGTTCCCTGCGTTTGAGCCGGCGGGGTGACTGGCGTGGGCGTGTTCGAAGCGGCGCCCGCGATTGCGGAGCCTCCGAGTGCCATGGCACCAACTGCAATGACTCCGAATACAACCTTCTTGATTCGATCCTTCATTTGATTCCACTCCTTGTTCTTGGATGGGGGACTTACTCCGATTCACGCTAAGTGGGGCAGATGAGTGAACGATGAGACGTAGCTGGCGCTGCTGTGCGGCGCGATCTGCGGATTCTCATCTGGCTCTCATCTTCGGGGTTTAGGGTTGGATCGAAGCAATCCCCTATCCCCTCAACAAGGCCAACATGCGCGTTCTCGTCGTTGAAGATGAAGTGAAACTTGCATCGCTCCTGCGGCGCGGCCTACGCGAAGAGGGGATTTCAGCTCACATCGCACTCCGAGGAGAGGACGCGCTATGGATGGCTGAGGAGACTGAATACGACGTGATCGTCCTCGATGTGATGCTTCCCGGCATCGATGGATTCGTCACGTGCCAGAGGCTCCGTGCACAGTCGATTTCTGTGCCGATTCTCATGCTGACTGCGAGAGACTCTGTCGTTGATCGAATCTCCGGCCTGGATGGTGGCGCAGACGACTATCTGACGAAGCCATTTTCATTCGCCGAACTGCTCGCACGTATGCGCGCGCTTGCGCGGCGCGGGACGGTTGACGTCGAAGTGCGGGTCTCGGTCGGCAATCTACGTCTGGATCCTGCCACGCATGAGGTTTGGCGCGGCGACGTACCAATCGAACTCTCGGTGAAGGAGTTCTCGATCCTCGAGACCTTCATGCGACGGCCGGGGCTCGCGATGTCGCGCGATCAACTGCTCGACAACGCTTGGGACTACGAGTTTGAAAATCGCTCGAATGTCGTAGACGTATACGTTCGCTACCTCCGCGAGAAGATTGATCGTCCGTTTGGAATTGAATCGATCGAAACAGTCAGAGGTGTCGGATATCGGTTGCGGAAAGATGGCGGGACGTGAGCCGCCTTCCAATTCGC from Solirubrobacterales bacterium includes:
- a CDS encoding response regulator transcription factor — its product is MRVLVVEDEVKLASLLRRGLREEGISAHIALRGEDALWMAEETEYDVIVLDVMLPGIDGFVTCQRLRAQSISVPILMLTARDSVVDRISGLDGGADDYLTKPFSFAELLARMRALARRGTVDVEVRVSVGNLRLDPATHEVWRGDVPIELSVKEFSILETFMRRPGLAMSRDQLLDNAWDYEFENRSNVVDVYVRYLREKIDRPFGIESIETVRGVGYRLRKDGGT